TTAAGCATATCACAAAGGTTGCATTGAGATCTTGGTGTATTGAGAGCTTCAGTATGAACTTCAATACAAAATAATTGCATCTGTTAATGTATTAAACAGAATCGTTTGTCACACTAAAATTGGCATACGCTCTGCACTGTCTCTACTGTGATTGTGAATAGTCTGGTATACAGCACAGCAAACATAATTTGTACTAAAGCATTATACTTTAATTATCTTAATATTTGaaagcattttaaaaacaatattttccGCAAACTGCGATATGGACAAAAgtactaaatataataaattatacaagtGAAAATACACGAAAGACACACATAAACTATGTAATcctgaaacaaaattttatcgTCCCACATGTTTACATATCTCCACTAACTCAGCGGGTAACTTATTCAATTGATAACAATGCATAGCTATCCAGCTTCTAGGTCGTATAACGCATTAAAACATATAGATCTACTAAATCATGTAAACCCTATGAAATTAGGTATTGCGACACCATAACATTGCAACTATTGAGATGACAACAGTTGAcagcaatttatttttttaacaaattaatgCAGGTAAGGAATTAAAAAAACGAAGCTATAAAAACGATACAAAGCACCTAAACGTAATGTACTTTTGAGAGATCACATGGAACGTAGCTAAGTAACGTGACCACAAactgaatttccacagttaagaatTCGATGGAGAAGCATGTACGGAGAGTGAAGAGATCAAAAGCGGAAACTTTAATACGCATGCGTGTGCTTCATATTTCCAAGTTACGAAGCGCTGAACAAAAGTTAACTGATGGCTATGTAGCTACACCAAATCTATAAAGAAAACGCTGTTTCTAAAGCGACAAGGTTTGGTTCAGCATAGAAAAATAATACCAAAGAATGAATAGTAAAAAATTTAGCAAAAACtcgattaattttttttacaagtttccttattttgtatttattatatagcCTTCGCTTCATGCGATTCAACTCGCACAATTTGTTAGTTTTGCATGCAATTTAACTGGTCTGTAAGTCGTTATAATGCTAATGTTCACTACAAGCATTGGACGAAATTGCTTTTTCGACACCTGCACTGTTCTGGTGGTCAATCAAAGATTGACTTTTATCActaaaaccaatgatatacagcctcccagcatgggggggggggctgtatatcattgctaaaactCTCAATGTATGAAGCCGGTTAATGCATTTTCACCAATGTCGAATAGAAAACTAGGCGAAGCAGGCTGGGTCGTTTGTAGCGTTAGTAACTAGTGCTTATAACATAATGCActttttattggttttcatGTTGCACAACAGTTGCCTACTGTCAATTTTATTAGGTTTGCAATGTAAGTGAAAACCGAGAAACTACAAATGCacttattatttttcaaaaaattgtgtAACATTTTTTGCAGAGCTTGTAGGTTTATACTTGAAATGATAATAGGCAGTTGATATTTTTGATATGTCACATGCGTTTAATAACTATGATAATATTTGCTAGCTGGTCATTTCTAGTTTTATCGCTGCTCAAATTGTTACACTGAAATTCAAAAAGGTATTTCCATTGTTACTGTAATGCAATTTTGCACACATTCTAGCCTGCACTGTAGCCATTCTATATTATtaatgaaatataattttcactGTAAAATTACAGGCGACGAAAAGAACAATGGATAGTTACCCTGTGCCAGATAAAAGTGGGCCATCTCGGCCTAAGAGACAGGCAACTTCTAACACCCTCTACAATGTTGGTACGGCATTTTTCTGCACTTGAACACACTATTGTAGGAATCCCATATGACAACTTATTGTAGTTATTACCCCAGACTGTAGGAATCCCATATGACAACTTATTGTAGTTATTACTCCAGACTGTAGGAATCCCATATGACAACTTATTGTAGTTATTAATCCAGTTACTCTATTACAACTTTTGGAGATTTAAACCACTTTCCTGCTGCACCAGTATTTGGCTCTCAACTGTTGCTCATCTTGGTATCTATTGGTAAGTCTGACCCTAGTTTTAGTACTGCATCACTATATGTGACTTTTTATTGTCTGAAGTTTGACAACTCCTTAGTATAAACTATCTGGTAATATTGAGTTCTGCATGGTGCAGAAGGTTATGCACTGTTTGGCCtcatttaatattaaatatttttacctaATTAAAAACGTCGGTAATTTTCTGATTTATTTATACCAATGAGAAGATCGTCTAAAACTGGAACACAAATCATTGGACTTTTGATTGATAagtttctgattggctgatacTTGAAAGATTTTTAGTTTGACTGGCTAATCTGGTTTTCATCAAAATCTGTTTGATAATTGGCTAGGGTACACATAGTTCAACCATAGCTTTACAGCTTGGTCAGTAAACTCTGATCTTTTTGTGTAATCAGTAGACTCTGTGCTTCattagaaataaaaacaaaagagtCTACTCTCTTTTACAGTATGGGTGTCTTAAATTAGTTGAAGGCTACTGAAAATCGGTGCAGAAATTAGTCTAATTTTTATAGATTGTTCCGATGCAAATCTTTTCATTTCCTACTTCAATCACAGACTTGATGTGCTCGTCTTTATAATGCTTTAGATCAAGTGGAGCAGCAGGCGATTAGAGACCGGCAGCAGATAAGCCGATGGGATAGAGATAGTCTTGAGGATAAGTACTTGAAGCTTCAAGAGGACAACCTTCTTCTTAAGAGACACTCTCGCAAGCAGGAAGAGAAACTAAAAAGGTGACTCAGACATAGAGATAGCATTCTGTTTTTCTTTATTCCATCTATAGGTATATGTCTATGAACAACATCAAGCAGAATCTTATTAACTGCCAGCAAGAATCAACTGTGAAAGCAAGTTTCATTTTATTCCTAGAGGTCACATATCCTGTGCGTGTTGTCTTAGTTGAATTAACCAACAGTTTTGTCTTACCTGTAGGTTTGCAGTGAAGCTGGTAAAACTGAACACGGACAAGAGAAAAGCTGAGGCAGCAGGTGTGTCAGCGATATTTATATGGTTCTGTGTTCTCTAttctttattttcttttaagATTTGATCAGCTTTTGTTTTTACCCTAGCAGCTGGTAGGAAGCCAAAATTGGTagaagttaaaataaaatatcatcgGTCAGTTGCTATGGTTACAGCAGCAGTGTACTAATAGTGACATCTGTTTTGTATCACTAGTACACTGGCGGTCCcgtgcgccgtgagagatcgtcatgtgtaataattatgtgcacagttattctaTGATGCAGCAAGGTGGTGTGGTGGTAGCGCGCTTGTCATCAACTCTGAATATCATGTGTTCAATTCACGTGCGGTGCAATCATTTTGTGTAATACTCTTggcacatggctcttattatagtaaaaatctgTCGCCTGAATAGCATTATTATAGATCTATTTTAGGTAGAAATATGGTGAATAATGGCATTGTCTATTTTGATAAGATATTTTTTCTTAAACGAAATATGTAATTTTGCGCCTAATGCCACCCGTGACTCCCCTACCAATTGAGGCAGACTTATATCATGAAGGAAAGTAATTGTAGTACAACCTGCAGTGCCTGTCAGTGTGGTTCCTTCGATTGTTGACTTGAAAACTATGCTGCTGTAATACTGCAAAATAAGACTGTCTTGTGATGAATAGATTTTGTGGCagtaattttgaaatttttagtaTGCAGTTTGTTTCCTAGTTTTGCGATCATTTATGGATCTATATAGGCTTGGTTTGTCACTCTGGAAGAACTGAACAGAACTGATGCTGTTGGATACCTCTATAACTCTCAATGCTTCTATTTATTATACCAAACCTTATATTAACTTTTAGTTTTGAACCAATAGAGTTTTGTTAGCATCCAAAATTTCAACTCAAATTCCTTCAAACTACAGACCTTAAATTATGGGCTCCTATCGTGCACTCATTTTAAACAAGATAAAGTTTCTGTAGCAGTTCAAAGCACTGCACCATGGAGCCTTTTCTGTTCTTAGACTGCTGCTCGGATGCCTCGGATTCAAATCAAAAACTTATGGTTTTATAAACTCAGCTGATTGTTTTAACTATAGGTAAAATTCTTTTCAAACGAAAGTTGTTTTATATCTAAAACTATCTTTCTAACCAGCGGCAGCATCTGGAGTGACCAAAAAGCCGCTAAGAGATGTCACGTCGTATGAAGACCAGATAGAGAAGCTGACGATACAGCTACACAATGCGGAGACAGAGAAGGCCGCCCTGAGTCGTAATGTTCATCTCCTGCAGAGCCAACTCGACATCTCTGGGCACAAGCCTCTTGTCACCACTGATGTGCAGTCTCGCATAGACACAGTAAGTTGGCATGTGCGAGATTATAATGGGTGCGAAGTGTTGTTATGCAAGGTCTGTGTCAGCAAAACTGtaattttacagactttccaaTGCTCTGCCGTGCGTGTCAGCCATATGGTTGTATAGTAAAGGCTATCTTTACAACTCTGACCAACTTGTCATTGACCAGtgcttttaaattattattatcaaacaTCACATGGTTTTTAGTTCCCAATATTGGCTGCATTCCCAAGGACATTCTAGTATTCGAATGTTTCTAAATTTCAATTGTCTGCATTTCTGatgaatgcatgctcaccatGTTTATGCACACAATGTCTGAAGGACACATGAGTGGCATGTTGCAACTCGGGCTTGCATTCCGTTCAATACGAGctgaaaattatataaatttgtTTCTTGGTTTTTTGCGATCCAGTTTTTGGAGCAAAACATTCAGGTAACATACACTTACTCAAGTTTCCTTTGAATGATGCATTCATTTTAAACAGTTGAgtttaaacttttcaaaaaacATTCTAGACTCAACTCCTTACAATGAATGCAACTAACATAATTCCAAGAACTGTAGTGTTTGTATAACAGAAGGGCCAGTGATACCCCAGGAACATAGGCTAATTGACTCCATGTTCATATTGTTTAACTATTCTTTGACTGTAAAGATGACATATTGGGGATGAGCTTTTATCTATGATAGAGTCAGCGCAGAGAAACCTTTCCTATATGGCATGCGAGGCAGCCTCTGACTTTTACAATCCAATGAATATGCCTTTGTATGCCTTCTTTCTAGGGTATAAAGAAGGATGGTGTGAAGCGGAACCTGAGAGTTGTTGGACCTCCAACAGCAAGGGGCGTTACAAAACCTTCCCCTGGCAAGTTCCCTCAGTATGGCCATGGTCTCTTGGAGGAAGCCAGACAAGCTAATTCCCAGCTGTATGTAGTGTTCACTTTATCCTGCTCAAATGCTGATGTTTCTGTAGAGGCTTTTGATCAAAACTAAAGGTAGTTTTGGATTGCCTGCATGTACTGGTAAACCTGAAAATATTGGTCATTACCTAGGTAGTACGATGAGTGATCATTGAGGTCTATGAATGCCCCTGAACTTCGGAGTTATCCTCTCAATAATACTTTAAGGATATTTCATTGATTATTGGTTATAGGAAAATTGATGAACAAATCTCATAACATCATTTTTAGCATTGACTAAACGCATTTGGAATTTGACAAGCGGCTAGTTAGGGTAGCttacaaatattaaacattGGAGATCACAGACTACAGTTTTTAACAACTCATCGGAAAGGTATCCCTGACATCCATTATTAAAGGGGCCTAAATGATGGCATATCATAATGTATGCCCGCCAATGCAAAGACTGTATAATTCTTTGGCGGCTTATGAATATGTGATTGACATGCAGGAAAATCCAAAATCACCAATGTGAACGGCATGTTTTCTCTCGATGTTTTCATCTCCCTGCTAATAGATATTTGAGACATTTTCCCTGCTAACATGTTTAATaatcaattgattaaatatgttttttatgtGTGGTTGAGTTTGTTAATATGACTTACCATATATGTCACGTCTGTAGCTGTCCATTACctagaaaattatttttgtattcgCTTTCGCATAAGCCAATCTTCTTTTCTGATTAGAGGAGCGGTGTTGGTCACTGTGTCTGTCAAAGTGTATTGGGTATAACCTACCGGTGAGTTCATTTGCAGGAAGAGAGGCACTAGGTTTGTATACCTTCCTCAGTGTGCCCAAGTGCAATCATAACCTGGTCGTGTGCTCCAGCTTGATTTGCTCGTGAATAATAGCTGTCAGATGGCAGCATGTGCCTTACGGTTGTAGGGTGTGCTGTTGTAATACAAATTTAGAACAGCTAGTAGACAActatgtaaatataatattactctgTTGAATGCTGGAAACATCTGGATGTTATTACACAACCAGACATTTTGTAGACGAACTGACTGGTTTTACCTTCTGTTCATGCTTCTTACCCATGGCATTATATGAAAATGTTGTGAGCTCAGCATGTCATGTGTCATGATACCTTTCAATTGTGATTACAAAGTGACATATGGCCATTCCTTTGAGTATCTTCTATCATATGTCACATTATATGCAACCTATGTTGCGTAGTCTAGTACGCTGATCATAATATCTTGAGGAAGGGGACCTTTGGTTGACTTGTAGCAGTTCTTCATGTATCCCTCCATTAGCAATACTAAGTAATATTGAAGGTACATATGCAAATTATGCATTTAATCGCCCCAGCCCCGTGATACTAGAGAACACAATCTATAATAGTTAAAAGGTCATGGTCACTGCTCAGATACAAGCCAACAGTTGGTGTAAGACAAACAGAAGGCACTCTTGATCAGATTCTGGGGTTTAGTTTTGCTGATTCATCATTAGCTGATGTAATATCATGGGTATGAGTGCACTGGCATGACATCATGGGTATGAGTGCACTAGCATGACATCATGGGTATGAGTGCACTAGCATGACATCATGGGTATGAGTGCACTAGCATGACATCATGGGTATGAGTGCACTAGCATGACATCACTCAACTTTCTTCTTTATATACAAATTTCAGTTGTGTGATTAGATCTAGATTTCAGTGATATTATACTGTAATTTCACATGCTCACAATTCATACGCAAAACAACTTTCATGATTGTCACTGTCAACATCGACATATTGTCACTGTCAATATTCAACTGTCAATAAAGAGGGTCATACTTACCCTTAGCCCACGGCTCATAAAGTGGTAGTATAACTTTTCACATGAGGAAATCTGACACCTGTTGAATCTTTGTACAACAATTAACTGCTGATATAAAaagtataattattttataaattgtaCAAGAGGTTAATGGGCCATATTTTTAATGCATCTGTGACCTAAGGAAGCCATTTTGCTGAGAGTCTATGTAATAAACTATGTGAATGTTGGCTTTAACTCTGCTCTCTTATATTGTGTCTTGTTTTGTAACTTACCTTTATTAACATGAGATGTGTGGCTGCCTGTTGACTGCTTGCTTTTAGCTCCTCACCTCTGCCTGCTACTCATCCAAACACAGGAGTGTCTAGATCCATGTGCAGTAGCATCGGTATGCTAGTTTAGACCAGCTCATGCTAGGTTATCGTGACATGAAATCTAACTGATATccaaaatagattttctgtacGCATTTGTGACCAAAACTGTCAGCTAATGGTCTGACCTTGACTCGTGTGATGTTCTACAGAGCCTATGAAATAGACCAGCTAAGAGGAGCCCTGAGGAAGAAGGATATGGAAATAGAGCAAATCCATGAACAGGTTAGTATTGTAAGTCGTCTGCAGGTCACAGCAGCCAATCAGTCGCCTGCCTGGTCATGGCAGCCAATCAGCTGCTTGCCTGGTCATGGCAGCCAATCAGTCGCCTGCCTGGTCACGGCAGCCAATCAGTCGCCTGCCTAGTCGCGGCAGCCAATCAGTCAACCGCCTAGTCACGGCAGCTAATCACCACAAGCTATTCGCATGATGACTCAAGTCTTGCTGTCATATTTACCTAGTAGATTCAATTTTCTATGACTGAGTGCACGACAAAATGACAACATAATTTGAACCCAGTGACTATTTGACATTGTGTGCTCCACATTCTTTTACAAGGCATTCCTAATCTAATATACTGTCGATGTAGCTCCTGTATGTTTGTTCACAAATTCCTTATAAGGTTTAAGAAATTGGCCTTTGCGGTTGTATCTATTATGAGCCAACAAAGTAATTGTTGGCTTAGAATAGAATAATTGTTGCAAGTACCTTGTACAAAAGTACAAGGTACTTACATAGTATAGATGTGTATAGTATATTAATAGTACcttaataatatgttaatagtaTGTTATTAGTATGTTAATAGTATGTTATTAGTATGTTATTAGTATGTTAATAGTACGTTAATAGTACGTTAATAGTACGTTAATAGTATGTTATTAGTATGTTAATAGTATGCTAATAGTATGTTAGTAGTATAGGTGTGTATATTCGTAATATAGATGTGTATAGTATATTGATATTATAGATGTATAcagttttcatgaaaaagtatagagatttttctatcacttgagattggtttgttgtttgaggtgatgttattgccaggacgtttttcagattgacattggcaaaacttgatcgttgttgaaatgctcaaaagaaaagacattttttttgaGAAAGACAGTTTTTAGGGTTTATATCCTTTGGATTTAGATGAAAATCATTCAAATGGTAGCAtccaaactttttaaataaaatatatcaacacACTATACGCATCTATATTATCGATATactatacacatgtataataTCAATATACCATACATATCTAGATCTGTGCTATTAATTAATATACTATACACACATGTACTATACACATCTATACTatgaatatactgtatacatcTATAATATCAATATACTATACACATCTATATTACGAATATACACACCTATACTACTAACATACTATTAACATACTATTAACATACTAATAACATACTATTAACATACTATTAACGTACTATTAACATACTATTAACGTTAATAGTACGTTAATAGTATGTTAATAGTATGTTATTAGTATGTTAATAGTATGTTAATAGTATGTTAGTAGTATAGGTGTGTATATTCGTAATATAGATGTGTATAGTATATTGATATTATAgatgtatacagtatattcatAGTATAGATGTGTATAGTACATGTGTGTATAGTATATTAATTAATAGCACAGATCTAGATATGTATGGTATATTGAtattatacatgtgtatagtATATCGATAATATAGATGCGTATAGTgtgttgatatattttatttaaaaagtttggaTGCTACCATTTGAATGATTTTCATCTAAATCCAAAGGATATAAACCCTAAAAacttgatagattattgttatgccatatatctatatatctatatatctatatatctctGTTTGTCTCTCGTTTGTCCAGTTATTAATGTTTTGGCAAAGAAAAATCACCTTCGTgccattgtttattttttcttttaatttattggatcttaaaaacacttttcttgtgatgtgaagtttaaaagttagaatagtaagtGTTGTGTATATTAAATAAAAGCAAGTTTTTTGCGCAAAGACTTTTCtactacccgggcaatgccgggcattcatttGATTAGATTTCATTTGTCTTTTCATCCTTTGCACATGCATAATTGTAAATACAAGCGCAGTCTGATATAATAACGGCGCTATTAgataatcaaattttatttcaaagtaTATATAGGCGGCAATAAAATTGCAGTTTATAAATTAGAACTAAAATGTTGAcatgtttttttgcaaaaacatGTCAACGCGTAATTATCATTGTTAACAGTGTACTTATTCAACCTATTTAGAGACCTCATACTTTCAGTAATATTTGCTAAGATTCATTTTGACAGCGTCAATGCCAAGTCATCGGCTCTCTGTTGCAGATGCGTATGAGGGAAGTGCAGTTTGACGAGGATATCCTTGAATTGAAGCGGCAGGCAACTGGCCAAGCTAGGTCAAACCTGCAGGAAAATATTGACCTCATGCGTTTACAGCGTGAGGTCAAGGACAAGTCTACTAAACTCTCTGCTGTTCAGGCTCAATATGAAACTCTCAGTTCGGTCAGTATTTCACATTACTAGATTTCTGGTGGTTTCATGAATCCTAACGAACATGTTCTCACTTTAGCCAGTTTCCGTTCCAGGCATCTAAGTTTTAAATGTTGTGTACAGTTGAAAGAAATAGTGTGGAACCACTCACAATAATATAGTATTTCTGAAATTTCTATAACTAGTTGTAAGTTGTTttgaaaaatgaacaaaaaaaaacaatactaTAGAAACACGGTATCATTTTAATACTCAGAATCGCTTCTATCTGTTTTTCTTATCTTGTAGTCTTTAAAAGCAATCCTCTGGCTGTTATGTCCTTAAGCAGTGTTAGGTGTGAATATATTTTCACTAGATGCTGTTTTGTGAAATTAATGCTTAAACTGTCAAAATGATGAATTAACACCAATTAACCTTTGTTAATATTTCATTAATACAGAGCAAATCTCAGTGAGTGAGAGTAGTATGCAATTAAGATAATTAAAATTTGACATTGTAAACAATACAACATTATCACAGAAAATAGTACATTTTACGAATAAAATACGtaactttgttatattttagtgaTTGTATCGGGCTTATTTAGTCCTAAAGTTCAAATGTACGGAAAGTCTGCAAATTATAGGGTCGCTCCATGCTTTTGCACATGTGTCCATCATACACTAAACAGCCAACAGCTGAAGTTGGATCGTGTTAGTCACCAGAATCAAAGAAATATTCGAAAGAGTTGTATAATGTAATTTATGTCTGTCAACATGGCCTACTGGCTCTCATCATGGCCTTTTCTCCTATCAGACCTGGAACTTTGATTTATGCTGATGCTGAAAATATATTATGACTCCGGCTGTTCACTCGTCTAATTGTATCAAACTGTAAATGTGGGGGAGGGTCAAAACATTCCGTTAGTACTATAAGGGTTCACTGTTTGTATGCGATAGAAATGTGCACATTGTACAAGCTGTCGTGGATGCTTGGCAAACTATCAGAAAGGTTTGGCAGCTGCAAAACTTCTTGATGCATCTACATTGCCTTGACGATGCCATTGGTTTACGACGCACATAGTTGCCGAATACTCGCCAAGAGAATAACGTGGACATGTATGAACTATGCCTTGAGAAAGCTGGTACTAAGTAATTAAGCTTTAAGTGTTTACCAATGTGCCCGTATTATTCAATTTGACATCGACCAACGAGCGGCAGCAAGAGCTGCACTTTTTCTCATCAACTTCGTAGAATAACGCTTTCTCAAAAGGTTTTTTATTGGTTACTTGCAAAAACGGTCATTAAGTTTTGCTGACCCAGTTTATAGTAAGGTTACCATGTTTTGCCTTTCATAGAACTTGACCCACATGAAAGGCAGCCATGACGCG
Above is a window of Watersipora subatra chromosome 3, tzWatSuba1.1, whole genome shotgun sequence DNA encoding:
- the LOC137390280 gene encoding protein fantom-like yields the protein MDSYPVPDKSGPSRPKRQATSNTLYNVDQVEQQAIRDRQQISRWDRDSLEDKYLKLQEDNLLLKRHSRKQEEKLKRFAVKLVKLNTDKRKAEAAAAASGVTKKPLRDVTSYEDQIEKLTIQLHNAETEKAALSRNVHLLQSQLDISGHKPLVTTDVQSRIDTGIKKDGVKRNLRVVGPPTARGVTKPSPGKFPQYGHGLLEEARQANSQLKRGTRFVYLPQCAQVQS